In the Symmachiella macrocystis genome, GAGAATTCTCTGCTGGTCAGAACTGAATTATATGGAACGTTCGATATCGTACACTGCATGGCATTGAACTTGCCCCATGCATATTGCGTGTCCTTGCGATATGCACCATAATCCGATTCAACCGCCGCTTCCAGTCAATTTCCCAGCAACCCAATCAAATCCCCGGCAACATTGAGACAAAGGACACCCATGAACGGATTGCGATATCTCATCACGTTGACTTTGTTCTGCACTTCAACCGCAGCGATGGCTGAGAATTGGTCGGGCTTTCGCGGCGCTGCCGGGACCGGCGTTTCGAATGAGTCGAATCTCCCGCTCGAATGGTCGATGGATAAAAATGTGGCTTGGAAAATCAATTTACCGGGACGGGGAGAATCGTCGCCGGCGGTGAATTCTAAGCGTCTATTCGTCACCTCTCAGACCGAGGACAAAGCGCTGTGGGTGGTTGCGATTGAGCGTGACAGCGGCACAATTGCTTGGAAGCAAAAGGTGGGCGACGGCGTGTTGTCCGCCTATGGGCCCAAGGAACTTTACACGCACCGACACAACCCGGCGACCCCTTGTCCCTCGGCGGATGAGCAGCATGTCTGGGCCTACTTTGGCACCGGGTTGCTGGTCTGTCTCGATGTGGATGGCAACGAAGTTTGGCGGCGCGATCTGGTTAAGGACTACGGCCCTTATGAAATCCGTTTCGGCATGGCCTCCTCGCCGCGACTGTGGGGCGACAATCTCTACATTGCTTGCATGACCAAAGGCCCGTCCTACGTCGTCGCGTTGGACAAAAAAACCGGTGACGAAGTCTGGAAGTCCGACCGCAAACTCCCAGCCGCCGACGACGGACCAGATAGTTATTCCTCGCCCATCGTGCTGCAAACCCCTAAAGGCGATCAACTGGTGGTTGCCGGCGCGGACCACATCAATGCCTACGATTTGGATTCCGGGAAACAGATCTGGATCAGTGGGGGCTTGAAAGTGAATAGCGAATTCGGCCGCATTATCTCCTCGCCCGTGGTGAGCGAAGAGGTGGTCGTCCAATGCGCACCCAATCCGGGCAAAGGGGGGATCGGCCGGGCCATCGCCATAAAAACCGGTGGTAAGGGCGACATCACGCAATCGGGTCGCATGTGGACCTTTCCCCGCGAAAGCTGCGACATTACCACGCCCACCGCCTATGAAGGCAAATTGTACATGGTGCGGGAAAACGGCGTTGGCATTTGCATGGATCTGCAAACCGGCGACGTCCACTACCGCAAGCGGTTGGGGGATAGCTCTTATCGCGCATCGGTCTTGGCCGGCGATGGCAAAGTCTATTGCCTGAGCAAAAACGGTCTGTGCACCGTGCTAAAAATGGGGCCCGAGGGAGAAATTCTTGCCAAGAACAAACTCGAGGGAGACTTTTTTGCTACGCCCGCGATCGTGGACGGCACGATTTATTTTCGGGGCAACCACCGTATGTATGCTGTAGCAGCACCGCGCAACGCGACCAAGCCTTAACCGGCCAAGTCACGATCAATTCCTGGACGCACTCTGATCTCGCCCAGTTTTTGTGGGATAACTCTCGTCCATCTCCCAGGTGAACCTGCGGCCACGATCACGAAAGATCCACTGTTTACGCTCCGGCATCTCCTCATAGTCGGAGTCTACTCCACGTCTGATTTCAATCGCACGTTCCTTGTCTCCAGTTTGATACAATGCCTCGGCAAGTAGTTTGCGAGAATAGGGGGCTGAGTCCACGGTAACCGATTCTTCGAGGAGTTTTCGCGCGCGAACCGGATCGTGATACCACGACGATGTTAAGTCCAAGAGTAACTCCGCCAATTTAACTTTGTTCCGGTCGTTACTCGGATCCTGCTGAAGCAACGAATCGTAGATGAAATAATACTCGCCATACTCGCCACGCGCAATATGAGCCTGACCCAAACTACGCATCTCATTTTGGCGTTCCCCCTCCGACTTAGCCTCTGTAATCAAAGCACGCCGATCCTCAATAAATTTCCGACGACGTTCTAACAATGCCGTGTCGTCCACCAATTTGTGGGTTTTTATGTGACTCCCCGGAAACATCGCGGATATTTTGTCATGTCCGAAATATCCTGCCACCAACACAACCAACGTCCAGAGAATCCCGCAGACGATGATGCCGGGCCACAAACCCAAGTGGGATTTCGGGATGGGCATCAATTGTGATGAGTCCTTGGCGGTTTCACTCGGAGGCGGTACTGGAATCTCGGGCGCTGCTGTCGGAGTCGCTAATGCTGATTGCACAGGTGGTTGAGCGAGCTCCTGGTCAGAGGTCTCCACAGATACCTGAAAACTGGCCAGTGTTTGCGCCAAAGCTTGGATGTCAGGTCGATCCATCTTGTGGATCGCCGCCAATGCCGCATCAAGTTGCGAGAGTGTCTTAGCCAACACCCCTTCATCGATATGCGCATCGCCGTAGCGGCCGTCATTGTAGATCGCTTGCACGTTGTCCGACGTTTCGCGAGGCAGCAACTCGTTGTCGACCAAAAAACAAAGATAATCGCTCAGTAAGTAATTCGGCGGCTTGGGTAGCCCAGCGGATTCAAAATTCCGCAACCGCTCCGTCAGTTGCTCGATCGTGCCATTGGGGGCAATTTCAGCCTGGGCCATGCCGTAATTTCCTTACGAGAGTTGACGGACACCTGTCTGATTATAGCAACACCTTTCTGGTTGGCGAATCTTTTCGGTCAAATCTCTTCAGATGTCGCCAAACCTTGTGATCCGAAGCAGTAACCGCCGATTGAAGGACACTCGTCAAGATTGCTGGACAAACCAGTCCTGTCACCCAACACTCGCGTGTTTTTTGGTTTTTCCAACAAGTTGCTAGTCGCGATCAATCCCCAGGCCACTCCGCGGTGCCGCTTTTTTTGGGGACGAGCGATCCAGGCCCGCTGACCGGTGGAACTCCTCGACCATTTTCGCTGAACCTCAGAATTCCAATTCCTCTTAGTCTTCCTCTTCCTTTAATTTCCGCTTCATATAAGGCAATGTCCGCCTTTTGTCGGAAATCCTTCGCCTGTTCCGCGTCACCTGTTTGATACAATGCTTCGGCAAGCACTCGCAGTGAATAGGTGTCTGGGTCCAAAGCAACCGCCTCCTCGGCGAGTTGCAACGCACGATTTGGATCGTGATACCACGGATTCGTCTTGTCCAACAGAAATCCCGCGAAGTTGATTTTGTTGTGTGGGTTGTTCGGATCCTGCCTGATCAGCGAATCATAGATGAAATAGAACTCGCCATATTCTCCATTCCTGAGATGGAATCGAGCCAAATTCACCAGCAAATCTTGACGTTCTTTTTCTATATCAGTCTGCTGAATTAAAGCGCGCCGATTGGTTACAAATTGTTGGTGGCCTTTTCGCGACTCCCTGTCTTGCACTAACTTGCGTTCTGGATCTTCCCATTGAAGCTTGGCGGGCTCTTCCTTTTTCAATAAGGAAGAAATTTTGTCATGTCCATAATATCCGGCCACTAGCACAATCAACGTCCACAGGAACCCGCCGGCCAGGATACGCAGCGACTTACGAATGGGAGGATTTGCGACCGGCATGAACCTTGATAAATCGTCAGCCGATTCGCTCCTGGGGAATGCCGGAATATCAGGGGCAGTCGCCGATGCTGGCTTCACCGGCGACGGAGCAGGAACCTGGCCCGGTGTCTCAGCAGGAACCAGAGAACTTGCGAGCGATTCCCCCAAAGTCTCGATGTCCGATCGATTCATCTCGCGTAAAGTCGCCAACGCAGCATCAACTTGCGCGAGCGTCTTGACCAAGATTCCTTCGTCGATCGGCGCATCGCCGTAGCGGACGGCATTGTAGATCGCCTGCATGTTGTCTGACGTTTCGCGCGGCAGCAACTGATTGTCGACCAAAAAGCCCAGGTAATCGCTCAGCAAATAATACGGCGGTTTGGGCACCCCAGCGGATTCAAATTTCCGCAACCGCTCTGTCAGTTGCTCGATCGCGCCGTGTTGGGCAATTTCAGCCTGGGACATTCTGCGAATTCCTTACGAGAGGTGACGCATATACCGGATTATAACCAAGACCTTTCTATAAAACGAATTTTTTGGGCGTGGAATCACCAGATGCCTCGAAACCGCGTGAAATCAGCCGGGGAAGCGGTCACCAAAGAGTTGAAAATGGGGCGGCAGTCACAGGGCGTACCAGTGCAACTTCAAATCTGCACGAGACTTGCGAAACATTGACAGAGCCAGTGGCACTCTCGTTCTTCAATTTGACACTGCACTACTTCAGCGACGCTTGATCCCAGGGAAACAACATCGTCGGCTGGTTCGCGTAGCGCTGCATATTGATAATGATTTTCGTCCCCGACCCCGGTGCTAAGCGTACCGTAAACGAAGGCGCGTTGATATCCGTGGCGATGCCGTCAATCACGATCGACTCGCATTGGTGTTCCCCATAGGCTCCCCCTTGCACCACCACATCCCGCGGTTGTGATTGGCTGGTGTTAATCAACGTGACTGTTGTTTGGTCGGCGGAAAGTTTCTCAACCAAAGCCGCCACCGAATCGGGGACGCCCGCCCGCCGTTTGATCGGGTCGAAATAACGCAAGCGGCAATGCAGTGGAGCACCGCGATGACCGGGATGAATCCCGCCCAACATCTGGGAAATCAACGAGTTCACGCTGCAAGGATTGAAAGGCATCGGATCATCGGACAACCGCGTGTCGGGTGTCGTGTCGTCGTTTCGCATGCCTTCGACCTTACGACGAATCGCAGCGAAATCCGCTTGGAGAGCGCGGACCGGGTAAGTAGGATCTTTGCCGTCGAGATAATTCAGCCAAGCGTTGCTGCCCAGACGTTCGCGATCTTCCGGCAACATCGACCAATAATAAATCTCTTGCGCGCCTTGTGCGTAGGGGGACGGCCCGTAATTGTACCAACCGTTGTCGCCGTACATCCGCGGGTACATTTTTTTGCCGTTGATCGTTTTGACCTGCGCGTTGATCGCCTTGATCATATCGCGCCAGACGTCGACATATTTTTGGTCACCCGTTAATAACAATGCATTGCCGAACCCGGTAATCCCCAGACCATGCGTGTTGCGGTGCGCCAGTTGTCCGTTGGCCGGGTTGCGAACGGAAAACCCCCACCCGTAAACTCCGCCATACCATTTGCCGTCGGTTTCGCCGCCAATTTTCCCATTCAAGCCGATATTGGTGGGAATGATGCCGTCGTTGCGCAAAGTCCGTTCCCGCCAGGCATCGACGTATTCCAGCAACCACTCTTTGTACTTCGGTTCGTGGGAGAGCATATAGGCGTTGAGCGCCAATGAGGTCGCGCCCATGTTTTGTGGATGGTCGCCGACAATGTCGTTGTAGTCCTGAAAATGCTCAAGCATCTGTTCGTAAGTATCTTCGCCATGCCGCGGCTTGAATCGTCCTTTGACCTCAATCGGGTCACCCGCCCAATCCAAGCCGGTGGCTTTACGCATCAGCGGACCGCGGCTGCCGTTAAACAGGCTGCGGATAATCTTGTGGCGGGGATCGTAGTTTTGCGCACCGGGATCTTCGTTGAGATAAAACCCGGCGAAGCGCCGCACACGTTGGCGAAACGCATTGTCATTGGGGTCACCCAGGCCTTGCAGATCAAAAACCGTAAGCCCCTCGCCATTGTGGACCCAATCCATCGTCACCGGGAACTCTTTGTAATACATCCCGTCGCGGGCAAAAGGAACTTCGACCGTCTTGGCTTCGGTGAATTGCCGCAGATGCCCCTCCCAAGCATGCTTGTACATCTTGAGAATTTCGTCAGAAGCACCCAACGCGTGCAAGATGGGCCAATCGTTACAATTCTCGATCGCATCGTCGGGCCCGTCGTCTCCTCCCCAACGTTCGACGCACATCAAATAGCCGCGCTCGTCGAAATACTTATCAAAGAATTCCCGGCAGGCAGTCAGATTCTCACGGAGCAAATCCCGTTGCATCACAGCCCAGGCTGGCGGAGGCATCGGCGTTTCGACATTCACGACGACGTCGGCGGCGCTGGCCGGGTGAGTCGACGAGAGCAGAATTAAAACGGCAAAGACACGTGCCAATTTCCAGGTGATTTCCATGATGCCAAATCCTAGCGGTGGGAATTGCGGAGGGAGTACAGCTCAGGCGGGATTGTGTATTGCCTAATACATCGACACCCATTTATCTAAACGATTCCGCCACAACGTTGCAAGCATACTGCCTAAGTTCCCACCGGTGACTATTGGTCGGAAAGTTACGAACCACGAAAAAAACGAAACACACGAAAAACCACAGAAAACCCTAGCGAAAGCGACAAAGTCTTATGGCGCTGAAGTCGAACTCAAATAAGCAAGACGGCATTAAAAACGGAAGTTCCTTTTCGTGTCTTTCGTTGTTTTCGTGGTTAATTTTCTTCAATTGCGGCCAAACGCCGCGCATCGAAACCGCATGGGCAGGTGTTGGACTGCCCCCGATTCGTTGCCGTTTCTCACCGATTTGGCATCGGTTATTTGGCGAGCGCCCTGCTGATCGCGTATGCTGTTCTCAACGAGGTTGCCGCCTAGACTGTCTGTCCAGTGGAGAACACCGAACATGCCGCACACGATTTCCCGACGCGAATTTCTTGCTGGCACGGCGACCGCGCTGGCGGCGGGGCCGACGCTGTTTGCTGCTGAATCGCAGCCTGAAAAAACTCCCCGCTATTTAGACTTCCATGTGCATTTGACGCATCGCTGGTTTGGCGCCGAACGGGGACCGGTGACCGCTGACGTGCTGTTACGGTGGATGGACGCTCACGACGTCGAGCGCGCCGCCGTGTTGCCGCTGGTCTCTCCCGAGGCCTTTTGGTATCCGGTCACCAGCGAATTTGTCATTACTGAAGCCGCAAGACACCCCGATCGCCTGATCCCATTTTGTGCGATCGATCCGCGGACGCTCGGTACCCATCTGCCCGAAACCAAGCAAGTCGTCGACATGCTCAACCGCTACGTCGATGCCGGGGCACGGGGATTTGGTGAGCATAAAGCTTTGTTGGACATCGATGATCCGCTGAACATGAAACTGTTCGAAGCGTGCTCCGCTGCCAAATTGCCGGTACTGTTTCACCTAGACAATCGGGCCAACATGGACAAACCGGGCTTGCCAGGATTGGCAAAGGTGCTCAAAACGTTTCCTGAATTGGTAATGATCGGCCATGGCAAAGGTTGGTGGGCGTCGATTGCCGGGGGATTGGCACAGCCCGACCTACACGTCGGCTATCCCGCAGGACCGGTTGCTCCGGGCGGCGCCATCGATG is a window encoding:
- a CDS encoding outer membrane protein assembly factor BamB family protein, producing the protein MNGLRYLITLTLFCTSTAAMAENWSGFRGAAGTGVSNESNLPLEWSMDKNVAWKINLPGRGESSPAVNSKRLFVTSQTEDKALWVVAIERDSGTIAWKQKVGDGVLSAYGPKELYTHRHNPATPCPSADEQHVWAYFGTGLLVCLDVDGNEVWRRDLVKDYGPYEIRFGMASSPRLWGDNLYIACMTKGPSYVVALDKKTGDEVWKSDRKLPAADDGPDSYSSPIVLQTPKGDQLVVAGADHINAYDLDSGKQIWISGGLKVNSEFGRIISSPVVSEEVVVQCAPNPGKGGIGRAIAIKTGGKGDITQSGRMWTFPRESCDITTPTAYEGKLYMVRENGVGICMDLQTGDVHYRKRLGDSSYRASVLAGDGKVYCLSKNGLCTVLKMGPEGEILAKNKLEGDFFATPAIVDGTIYFRGNHRMYAVAAPRNATKP
- a CDS encoding tetratricopeptide repeat protein — its product is MQAIYNAVRYGDAPIDEGILVKTLAQVDAALATLREMNRSDIETLGESLASSLVPAETPGQVPAPSPVKPASATAPDIPAFPRSESADDLSRFMPVANPPIRKSLRILAGGFLWTLIVLVAGYYGHDKISSLLKKEEPAKLQWEDPERKLVQDRESRKGHQQFVTNRRALIQQTDIEKERQDLLVNLARFHLRNGEYGEFYFIYDSLIRQDPNNPHNKINFAGFLLDKTNPWYHDPNRALQLAEEAVALDPDTYSLRVLAEALYQTGDAEQAKDFRQKADIALYEAEIKGRGRLRGIGILRFSENGRGVPPVSGPGSLVPKKSGTAEWPGD
- a CDS encoding tetratricopeptide repeat protein — its product is MAQAEIAPNGTIEQLTERLRNFESAGLPKPPNYLLSDYLCFLVDNELLPRETSDNVQAIYNDGRYGDAHIDEGVLAKTLSQLDAALAAIHKMDRPDIQALAQTLASFQVSVETSDQELAQPPVQSALATPTAAPEIPVPPPSETAKDSSQLMPIPKSHLGLWPGIIVCGILWTLVVLVAGYFGHDKISAMFPGSHIKTHKLVDDTALLERRRKFIEDRRALITEAKSEGERQNEMRSLGQAHIARGEYGEYYFIYDSLLQQDPSNDRNKVKLAELLLDLTSSWYHDPVRARKLLEESVTVDSAPYSRKLLAEALYQTGDKERAIEIRRGVDSDYEEMPERKQWIFRDRGRRFTWEMDESYPTKTGRDQSASRN
- a CDS encoding amidohydrolase family protein; translation: MPHTISRREFLAGTATALAAGPTLFAAESQPEKTPRYLDFHVHLTHRWFGAERGPVTADVLLRWMDAHDVERAAVLPLVSPEAFWYPVTSEFVITEAARHPDRLIPFCAIDPRTLGTHLPETKQVVDMLNRYVDAGARGFGEHKALLDIDDPLNMKLFEACSAAKLPVLFHLDNRANMDKPGLPGLAKVLKTFPELVMIGHGKGWWASIAGGLAQPDLHVGYPAGPVAPGGAIDALMDRYPNLYGDLSSSGAHALLRDREFGSAFLQRRADRLLFGTDFYDLTQESFPQFDLFRTFDVEAKTREKIAHSNAARLLRLGVP